Sequence from the Candidatus Beckwithbacteria bacterium genome:
AGAAACATTAAAATATTTTTTTAACAAACGGTTAACAACAAAAACCGGAAAGGTAAACATAAACAAATATGATGCCCGGATAACCGTAAAGCCGGCTGAAGTCAGTTTTTGTGTCAGTTCTTTTTTGGTGTATCGCTGCCGGGCCTGCATAACTTGGTCGTGCGGCCCAAATAACCAAGGATGGGCACAATCAGTAATTAAAATATAGCCCTTGGGCTGAAGTACCCGAAAAACTTCCTGCAAAACTTTAATATCTGATTTGATTCCCTGATGATATAAGACGTCAAAAAGAGTGACTAAATCAAAAGAAGAGGCTGGAAAAGGGAGGCTGTCCGCCGAACCCTGTTGCAGCTGGGTTAATCCCCGTTGACGGCAATATTTAATGGCTAAAGGGGATAAATCAACGCCACTGACTGTTCCAAATTCTTGCAGCATTAACATATTTCTCCCGGTGCCGCAGCCAACATCAAGGATTTTTGCCTGTTTTAAAGATAAGGTTGATAAAATGGCCGCGGTAAAACGCCGCTTGGCAACAAACCACCAGTGCCGGTCTTCCAGCTGAAACATTTTGGTATATTCCAAAGATTCCATAACTTGATTTAT
This genomic interval carries:
- a CDS encoding class I SAM-dependent methyltransferase; the encoded protein is MESLEYTKMFQLEDRHWWFVAKRRFTAAILSTLSLKQAKILDVGCGTGRNMLMLQEFGTVSGVDLSPLAIKYCRQRGLTQLQQGSADSLPFPASSFDLVTLFDVLYHQGIKSDIKVLQEVFRVLQPKGYILITDCAHPWLFGPHDQVMQARQRYTKKELTQKLTSAGFTVIRASYLFMFTFPVFVVNRLLKKYFNVS